The following proteins are encoded in a genomic region of Sulfurospirillum arsenophilum NBRC 109478:
- the recJ gene encoding single-stranded-DNA-specific exonuclease RecJ, translating to MAKLLTKEEIKRILQSRFENDECTRLNEIPKPSSLKDIARASKRIADAMRNGERIAIVGDYDVDGVISSVILSQFFDDLGVDYSLIIPNRFTDGYGLNPDIVAKLDVHVIITVDNGISAIEAAQICKEQGIDLIITDHHSIPSVLPEAYAIVNPKQEDCAFPHCEICGAQVAWYLVAALKEELGVEYDLSSFLDLLCIAIMADMMELVGMNRVMVKKGIVELNHSKRAAFEAIKQYFGKATLEGDDISFLIAPLINSSGRMEDAIFSYEFLKSKNVDDALKKLDYIVSLNEARKEEERLLFEATLPYVKEAENIIVAWGEEWHEGIVGIVASRLSKRFKKPAIVFSIRDERAKGSARGIGDVDILELIRSQEAILLGFGGHKGAAGVSIEIKHLEQFRTNLEKASIQFTQEVLEADNDLLGEITADQIDFELLEILENQEPYGQKNPKPSFLLQNILVKVDRLIGKDGQHLKLILQEGSNALEALFFNYDMKAKQGDRIDILFTVSRNDYRGLVTPQLLIKQIVKKY from the coding sequence ATGGCTAAGCTACTGACCAAAGAGGAGATAAAACGGATTCTTCAAAGCAGGTTCGAGAATGACGAATGTACCCGTTTAAATGAGATTCCTAAGCCCTCCTCTTTAAAAGATATTGCACGAGCATCGAAACGCATTGCCGATGCGATGCGAAATGGTGAGCGTATTGCCATTGTAGGTGATTACGATGTCGATGGAGTCATATCTTCGGTTATTTTAAGCCAATTTTTTGATGATCTAGGGGTTGATTACTCCTTAATTATCCCTAACCGTTTTACCGATGGTTATGGTTTAAATCCAGATATTGTTGCAAAGCTTGATGTGCATGTGATTATCACCGTTGATAATGGTATCTCTGCCATTGAAGCCGCTCAAATTTGTAAAGAACAAGGGATTGATCTCATCATTACCGATCACCATAGTATCCCTTCTGTTCTACCTGAAGCGTATGCTATTGTCAATCCTAAACAAGAAGATTGTGCTTTTCCTCATTGTGAAATTTGTGGGGCACAAGTCGCATGGTATTTAGTCGCTGCACTCAAAGAGGAGCTAGGCGTCGAGTATGACCTTTCGAGCTTCTTAGACCTACTTTGCATCGCGATTATGGCAGATATGATGGAACTTGTGGGGATGAATCGCGTGATGGTCAAAAAAGGCATAGTCGAGCTTAACCACTCTAAACGTGCCGCTTTTGAGGCTATTAAACAGTATTTTGGCAAAGCAACCTTAGAAGGCGATGATATTTCATTTTTGATAGCACCACTCATTAATAGTTCAGGACGTATGGAAGATGCCATTTTCTCTTATGAATTTTTGAAGTCAAAAAATGTAGATGATGCTTTAAAAAAACTTGATTATATTGTTTCTTTGAATGAAGCACGCAAAGAAGAGGAACGCCTTTTATTTGAAGCAACGCTTCCTTACGTCAAAGAGGCTGAAAATATCATCGTGGCATGGGGTGAAGAGTGGCATGAAGGTATTGTAGGGATCGTCGCTTCTAGGCTCTCCAAACGCTTTAAAAAGCCTGCTATTGTCTTTTCAATTAGAGATGAGAGGGCCAAAGGGAGCGCACGTGGCATTGGCGATGTGGATATTTTAGAATTGATTCGTTCGCAAGAAGCTATTTTACTAGGATTCGGTGGGCACAAAGGTGCTGCGGGTGTTTCAATAGAAATCAAGCATTTGGAACAATTTCGTACCAATTTAGAGAAAGCATCGATCCAATTTACGCAAGAAGTATTGGAAGCGGATAATGATCTTTTGGGCGAGATCACTGCGGATCAGATTGATTTTGAGCTTTTAGAGATTTTAGAAAATCAAGAGCCTTATGGGCAGAAAAATCCAAAACCGAGCTTTTTACTGCAGAATATTCTGGTGAAAGTCGATCGGTTGATTGGCAAAGATGGGCAGCATTTGAAACTTATTTTGCAAGAGGGAAGTAACGCCCTTGAAGCGCTTTTCTTTAACTATGATATGAAAGCCAAACAGGGTGATCGCATTGATATTCTTTTTACGGTTTCACGTAATGACTATCGAGGGCTTGTGACACCTCAACTTTTAATCAAGCAGATTGTGAAAAAGTATTAA
- a CDS encoding protein-L-isoaspartate(D-aspartate) O-methyltransferase codes for MPQTAHFNTKIRFQKHKKMADEIAKICPISPNVYDAFCQSERELFVPQGMSMHAYKLDALPLAANQWISSPLTVAKMTEALTCKGADSVLEIGCGSGYQALILSKIIRRVFTIERIERLLKEARERFKTLGITNIHTRFDDGQNGWREFAPYDRILFSASTPEVPQKLFEQLKVGGILVAPIEKGDKQIITRFIKTEEGIRKETIGDCLFVPVKDGREF; via the coding sequence ATGCCGCAAACGGCTCACTTTAACACTAAAATACGTTTTCAAAAACATAAAAAAATGGCAGATGAAATCGCCAAAATTTGTCCTATAAGTCCCAATGTCTATGATGCTTTTTGCCAGAGTGAGCGTGAACTTTTTGTGCCACAAGGCATGAGCATGCACGCTTATAAACTAGACGCTCTGCCTTTGGCTGCTAATCAATGGATCAGCTCGCCTTTAACCGTGGCTAAAATGACCGAAGCGCTTACATGTAAAGGTGCGGACAGTGTTTTGGAGATCGGTTGTGGGAGTGGCTACCAAGCGCTTATCCTAAGTAAAATTATTCGCAGAGTCTTTACCATTGAACGCATTGAACGCCTTCTTAAAGAGGCACGTGAACGCTTTAAAACCTTAGGTATTACTAACATACACACGCGTTTTGACGATGGTCAAAATGGCTGGAGAGAGTTTGCACCTTATGATCGCATTCTTTTTTCAGCTTCAACGCCAGAAGTGCCTCAAAAACTCTTTGAACAGTTGAAAGTGGGGGGGATTTTAGTTGCTCCTATTGAAAAAGGAGATAAGCAGATTATTACCCGTTTTATTAAAACAGAAGAAGGAATACGAAAAGAGACAATCGGTGATTGCCTCTTTGTACCTGTTAAAGATGGTCGTGAATTTTAA
- a CDS encoding carbon-nitrogen hydrolase family protein: MTSKPMLCTLQFAYEGRSFEENFATLQALVEQTPSNSIVLAPELCLSAYSYDKMEEAALFSAAMIPNLAKLSTCKTFGLTLIEKTDAGYMNNFKLFHHGELIYTRAKSKLFTLGEEEHYFSSGNTEEISIIDVDGIKIAVLICFELRFPCLWEQIKGADLILVPAYWGKLRKKHFEVLTTALAIANQAYVLCANGADESMAKGSAIISPFGDVTIDDRSRLIMHAFDASEIKKMRRYLDIGLNHNAANGSL, from the coding sequence ATGACTTCTAAACCGATGCTCTGCACTTTACAATTTGCCTATGAAGGACGAAGCTTTGAGGAGAATTTTGCAACCCTGCAAGCTCTGGTAGAGCAAACACCTTCCAATAGCATTGTTTTAGCGCCAGAGCTTTGTTTGAGCGCTTACAGCTACGATAAAATGGAAGAAGCGGCTCTCTTTTCTGCCGCTATGATTCCAAACCTTGCAAAACTTTCTACATGTAAAACATTTGGGCTTACTTTAATTGAGAAAACAGATGCGGGATATATGAATAACTTCAAACTTTTTCATCATGGTGAGCTTATCTATACACGTGCCAAATCAAAACTGTTCACCTTAGGCGAAGAAGAGCACTACTTTAGCTCAGGAAATACAGAAGAAATAAGTATCATTGATGTTGATGGAATAAAAATTGCTGTACTTATCTGCTTTGAACTTCGCTTTCCATGCCTTTGGGAGCAAATCAAAGGGGCAGATCTGATTTTAGTACCTGCATACTGGGGCAAACTTCGTAAAAAACACTTTGAAGTGCTTACGACGGCATTGGCAATCGCCAATCAAGCGTATGTACTGTGTGCGAATGGCGCCGATGAAAGTATGGCTAAAGGCAGTGCTATTATTTCTCCTTTTGGTGACGTTACCATCGATGATCGTAGCAGACTTATAATGCATGCTTTTGATGCTAGCGAGATCAAAAAAATGCGACGATATCTTGACATAGGACTCAATCATAATGCCGCAAACGGCTCACTTTAA
- a CDS encoding ribonucleotide-diphosphate reductase subunit beta, which translates to MERKKIYNPNSDESLNDRRVFGGNPHGILNFTKAKYTWALKLWDMMEGNTWFPKEVDTTKDVIDYNRNLTDAEKRMYDLVWSQLISMDSFQTNNLTDNINPYITAPEINACLSRQSYEEANHSKSYAVMVEAICDNTDLIYEMEKHDEVLRRKNDYISSVYEELAGDVTDEKLVLAMFANQILEGIYFYSGFTAIYALARAGRMLGSAQMIRFIQRDEITHLLIFQNMINSVQKERPELFTPELKAKVYDMFQKAGDLEIEWGKYITQNQIMGFTDDIIETYIHYLIDDRLTAVGFEKLYNAKHPIKWVDDFSKFNDQKTNFFEGNVSNYSKGSLSFDDF; encoded by the coding sequence ATGGAGCGCAAAAAAATCTACAACCCAAACTCAGATGAGAGCTTAAATGATCGCAGAGTCTTTGGCGGAAATCCTCATGGAATTTTAAATTTTACCAAAGCAAAATATACCTGGGCACTCAAACTTTGGGATATGATGGAAGGCAATACATGGTTTCCTAAAGAGGTCGATACGACTAAAGATGTCATCGACTATAACCGAAATTTGACCGATGCTGAAAAACGTATGTATGACCTTGTTTGGTCCCAACTTATTAGTATGGACAGTTTCCAAACCAACAACCTTACCGATAACATCAATCCTTATATCACAGCCCCAGAGATTAACGCATGTCTTTCACGTCAATCGTACGAAGAGGCAAACCACTCGAAATCCTATGCTGTTATGGTCGAAGCAATTTGTGACAATACAGACCTCATTTATGAGATGGAAAAACACGATGAGGTATTGCGTCGTAAAAATGACTATATCTCAAGCGTTTACGAAGAGCTTGCAGGTGATGTCACCGATGAAAAACTCGTGCTGGCGATGTTTGCCAACCAGATTTTAGAGGGCATTTACTTTTACTCTGGTTTTACCGCTATTTATGCCCTAGCACGTGCTGGTAGAATGCTAGGAAGTGCGCAGATGATTCGTTTTATTCAACGCGATGAAATTACGCATCTTTTAATCTTTCAAAACATGATTAATTCCGTTCAAAAAGAGCGTCCGGAGCTTTTTACCCCAGAGCTTAAAGCCAAAGTCTATGATATGTTCCAAAAAGCAGGTGACCTTGAAATAGAGTGGGGCAAATACATCACCCAAAATCAAATTATGGGCTTTACCGATGATATCATCGAGACGTACATTCACTATCTTATCGATGATCGTTTAACCGCTGTAGGATTTGAAAAACTCTATAACGCCAAGCACCCGATTAAATGGGTGGATGACTTTTCAAAATTTAATGACCAAAAAACAAACTTCTTTGAAGGCAATGTCTCGAATTACAGTAAAGGAAGTCTTTCTTTCGATGACTTCTAA
- a CDS encoding anaerobic ribonucleoside-triphosphate reductase activating protein: protein MRDAAINNPIHSITKFTTLDYPHHLASIFWFAKCNMACPYCYNPHIVRDEGTISLDKALEFLQSRQGRLDSVVLSGGECTLYPHLEGFCEAIKALGYKIKIDTNGSNPQLLARLIEKELVDYIALDYKAPKYKYETLTHNRHFERFEQSLKLLIKGHFPFEVRTTLHSDLLSPQDINSIIDDLHVKGYQGLYYLQNYLHVEPTLGATKMQQNQFDLSKLTPLVPIELRNF from the coding sequence TTGAGAGATGCTGCCATAAATAACCCAATCCATAGCATTACCAAATTTACGACGCTAGATTATCCACATCATCTAGCGTCTATCTTTTGGTTTGCTAAGTGCAATATGGCATGTCCGTATTGCTACAACCCGCACATTGTGCGAGACGAGGGTACTATCAGCTTAGATAAAGCGCTCGAATTCCTTCAAAGTAGGCAAGGGCGACTTGATAGTGTTGTATTAAGCGGTGGAGAGTGCACCCTTTACCCACATCTTGAAGGGTTCTGCGAAGCTATTAAAGCTTTAGGCTACAAAATTAAAATCGATACCAATGGTTCCAATCCACAACTCCTTGCACGTTTGATTGAAAAAGAGCTTGTTGACTATATTGCACTCGATTATAAAGCTCCTAAATATAAGTATGAAACCTTAACCCATAACCGTCATTTTGAACGCTTTGAGCAAAGCCTTAAGCTACTGATAAAAGGGCATTTTCCTTTTGAAGTACGCACCACACTGCACAGTGATTTGCTGAGTCCACAAGACATCAATAGTATCATAGACGATTTACATGTAAAGGGCTATCAAGGCTTGTATTATCTTCAAAATTATTTACATGTAGAACCCACCCTTGGCGCAACAAAAATGCAACAAAATCAGTTTGATTTGAGCAAACTAACCCCTCTTGTGCCTATAGAATTAAGAAATTTTTGA
- the nrdD gene encoding anaerobic ribonucleoside-triphosphate reductase — MSKTEILEKLREKRTKCIVYTRVMGYHRPVESFNVGKTGEHKERIQFVERCCHK, encoded by the coding sequence ATGAGCAAAACAGAGATTTTAGAGAAATTGAGAGAAAAACGTACCAAATGTATCGTTTACACCCGTGTTATGGGTTACCATAGACCCGTAGAGAGTTTTAATGTTGGAAAAACAGGTGAACACAAAGAGCGTATTCAGTTTGTTGAGAGATGCTGCCATAAATAA
- a CDS encoding ribonucleoside triphosphate reductase, which produces MLTKVLKRDGTTEEFEPFKIEDAIKKAFKSEGVTYDESIFKEILKRIEKKRVAAVEDFQDMIEQELYKTRYFDVMRSFILYRHTHKMQREHIYGLNEDTTYVNSSQTIEEYIGKSDWRIKANSNTGYSNAGLVNNTAGKVIANYWLDKIYSKEEGLAHRNGDYHIHDLDCLTAYCAGWSLRVLLDEGFNGVRGRVESRPPMHFREALGQMANFLGILQSEWAGAQAFSSFDTYLAPYAFKDKISYKEIKKAIRSFIYNLNVPARWGQSPFTNITIDWTVPKDLADQIPTSSQRHLFKEINDAELMEEAKKRGVTSLEAMTYKHFQKEMNLINKAYYEVMTEGDKTGQPFTFPIPTVNITEDFDWDGENTELLFENTAKIGSSYFQNFIGSQYVRDDEGKLVENPKAYKPGHVRSMCCRLQLDLRELLKRGGGLFGSAEMTGSIGVVTLNMARLGYLYKGNKKELMERFEYLMDLAKSTLEKKRVFVQEMYNRGLYPYTARYLPGFNSHFSTIGVNGINEMIRNFTDDKHTIADEYGMEFAHEILEFVRNKMVAYQEETGNLYNLEATPAEGTTYRFAKEDKKRYPEIIQAGSGKNVYYTNSSQLPANFTDDPFEALDLQDDLQCSYTGGTVLHLYMKERISSSEACKKLVKNVITNYRMPYLTITPVFSVCEKHGYISGEHEFCPKCDEELVEQYKQGDAS; this is translated from the coding sequence ATGCTAACCAAAGTACTCAAACGTGACGGAACAACAGAAGAATTTGAACCTTTTAAGATCGAAGACGCTATCAAAAAGGCCTTTAAAAGCGAAGGTGTAACGTACGACGAAAGTATCTTTAAAGAGATTCTCAAGCGTATTGAGAAAAAACGTGTAGCAGCGGTTGAAGACTTCCAAGATATGATCGAACAAGAGCTTTATAAAACACGCTATTTTGATGTTATGCGTTCATTCATTCTCTACCGACATACGCATAAAATGCAGCGCGAGCACATCTACGGACTTAATGAAGATACAACCTATGTCAATTCTAGCCAAACGATTGAAGAGTACATTGGCAAAAGCGACTGGAGAATTAAAGCGAACTCGAACACTGGCTACTCTAACGCAGGGCTTGTGAACAATACAGCAGGAAAAGTTATCGCCAACTACTGGCTCGATAAAATTTATTCTAAAGAAGAGGGTTTAGCGCATAGAAATGGTGACTATCATATCCACGATTTGGACTGTTTGACAGCGTATTGTGCAGGTTGGAGTTTAAGAGTACTTTTGGATGAAGGTTTTAATGGTGTAAGGGGTCGCGTTGAAAGTCGTCCTCCAATGCATTTTAGAGAAGCGTTAGGACAAATGGCAAACTTTCTAGGAATTTTGCAAAGTGAATGGGCGGGTGCACAAGCGTTCAGCTCATTTGATACCTACTTAGCCCCGTACGCGTTCAAAGATAAAATCTCATACAAAGAGATCAAAAAAGCGATTCGTAGCTTTATTTACAACCTAAACGTTCCAGCGCGTTGGGGACAAAGCCCATTTACCAACATTACTATTGACTGGACTGTGCCGAAAGACTTGGCAGATCAAATTCCAACCTCAAGTCAACGTCATCTCTTTAAAGAGATTAACGATGCTGAGCTTATGGAAGAGGCAAAAAAACGTGGTGTCACGTCTCTTGAAGCCATGACTTATAAACATTTCCAGAAAGAGATGAATCTTATCAATAAAGCTTACTATGAAGTGATGACTGAAGGCGATAAAACGGGGCAACCGTTTACTTTCCCAATTCCTACCGTTAACATCACAGAAGATTTTGACTGGGATGGAGAAAATACCGAATTACTCTTTGAAAACACAGCCAAAATTGGCTCTTCGTATTTCCAAAACTTTATTGGAAGCCAATACGTCAGAGATGATGAGGGTAAACTCGTCGAAAATCCTAAAGCCTATAAACCTGGTCATGTGCGCTCTATGTGTTGTCGTTTACAACTTGATCTTAGAGAGCTTTTAAAGCGTGGTGGTGGACTTTTCGGAAGTGCGGAGATGACGGGAAGTATTGGTGTGGTTACCCTCAATATGGCACGTCTTGGTTATCTTTACAAAGGCAACAAAAAAGAGTTGATGGAGCGTTTTGAATACCTTATGGATCTTGCAAAATCAACCTTAGAGAAAAAACGTGTGTTTGTTCAAGAGATGTATAACCGCGGGCTTTACCCTTATACAGCACGTTATTTACCAGGATTTAACAGCCATTTTTCAACCATTGGAGTCAACGGCATCAACGAAATGATCCGTAATTTTACGGATGACAAACATACGATTGCTGATGAATATGGAATGGAATTTGCTCACGAAATATTAGAATTTGTGCGCAACAAAATGGTCGCGTATCAAGAAGAGACTGGTAATCTCTACAACCTTGAAGCAACTCCAGCAGAGGGTACAACATACCGTTTTGCAAAAGAAGATAAAAAACGCTACCCTGAGATCATCCAGGCAGGATCAGGAAAAAATGTGTATTACACCAATTCCTCTCAACTTCCTGCGAATTTTACCGATGATCCTTTTGAAGCATTGGATCTTCAAGATGATCTTCAATGCTCCTATACAGGGGGAACCGTACTGCATCTTTACATGAAAGAGCGCATTAGTTCAAGTGAAGCATGTAAGAAGTTGGTTAAAAATGTCATTACGAACTACCGTATGCCATACCTTACGATCACACCTGTCTTTTCGGTGTGTGAGAAGCATGGTTATATCAGTGGTGAGCATGAATTTTGCCCTAAATGTGACGAAGAGTTAGTCGAACAATACAAACAAGGAGATGCATCATGA
- a CDS encoding aspartate/glutamate racemase family protein codes for MKTIGLIGGMSWESTLSYYKLLNEGVKTKLGGLHSAKIILHSVDFAPIARLQSEGKWEEAASIIQEAALSLERAGVDFILLCTNTMHKVLPLVTPHVKTPFLHIAEATANALNAHGSHKVILLGTKFTMQESFYKEILNAHHIDVVIPDLKSIEMINQIIFHELCIGKIETASKEIFLKIIDDLKSHDASIDAVILGCTEIGLLLDQQSSKLPLFDTTILHVNEALNHAL; via the coding sequence ATGAAAACAATAGGACTGATTGGTGGCATGAGTTGGGAGTCAACGCTCAGTTATTACAAACTTCTCAACGAAGGCGTAAAAACAAAACTTGGCGGACTGCATAGCGCAAAGATTATCTTACATTCCGTTGATTTTGCTCCTATTGCACGCTTACAAAGTGAAGGAAAATGGGAGGAAGCTGCCTCAATTATTCAGGAAGCAGCTCTCTCTTTAGAGCGTGCAGGAGTTGATTTTATACTTCTGTGTACCAATACCATGCATAAAGTACTTCCCTTAGTCACACCACATGTTAAAACACCTTTTTTACATATTGCGGAAGCGACAGCAAATGCCCTCAATGCTCATGGTTCTCACAAAGTTATCTTGTTAGGGACAAAATTTACCATGCAAGAGTCTTTTTACAAAGAGATTTTAAATGCGCATCACATTGATGTTGTTATTCCCGATCTGAAATCAATAGAAATGATCAATCAAATTATCTTTCACGAACTCTGTATTGGTAAAATTGAAACAGCTTCCAAAGAAATATTTTTAAAGATTATTGATGATCTTAAAAGTCATGATGCAAGCATTGATGCCGTTATTTTAGGATGTACCGAAATTGGACTTTTACTGGATCAACAAAGCTCGAAACTTCCGTTGTTTGACACGACTATTTTACATGTAAATGAAGCACTTAATCATGCACTCTAA
- a CDS encoding ribonucleoside-diphosphate reductase subunit alpha yields MLTVQKRNGRIEPLDISKIQKYTSSAIKGLDNVSQSELEVDAKIQFRDQITTEEIQKTLIKTAVDKIDIDRPNWTYVAARLFLYDLYHKVNGFTGYGSFAEYLERGEKEGRIALGLKEKYDLKDLETHLKPERDLQFNYLGIKTLHDRYLIKNRQGKPIELPQHMFMAIAMFLAQNELNSQDWAKKFYDVISKFEVMLATPTLSNARTTRHQLSSCYIGSTPDNIEGIFDSYKEMSLLSKFGGGIGWDWNLVRSMGGMIDGHKNAAGGVIPFLKITNDIAVAVDQLGTRKGAIAVYLEPWHMDISDFLDLKKNSGEERRRAHELFPALWINDLFMKRVEENAIWTLFDPAETHDLCEVFGEEFEKRYIAYEQNENVAKEYVPAKELWKKILTSYFESGSPFLCFKDNANKANPNDHSGIIRSSNLCTEIFQNTQPNHYKIKIVFNDQTFITYEESDLVKVDSGITKEAKKVTALDSIDGKDIFIVEKEMVEGKTAVCNLASVNLSIINTKEDIERTIPIAIRMLDNVIDLNFYPHAKVKHTNLKSRAIGLGVMGEAQMLAEQHIAWGSYEHFSKIDEVMEAISYNVILSSSNLAIEKGAYPEFAGSKWSRGIFPIDTANEEAKKLVDRGGLFGYMYDWDSLREKVKQNGMRNGYLMAIAPTSSISILVGTTQTIEPVYKRKWFEENLSGMIPVVAPNLNPDTWGFYTPAYELDQRVLIKAGAIRQKWIDQGQSLNIFITLDKASGKYLNDIYMLGWKLGIKSTYYLRSQSPENKLEVADRSIECEGCQ; encoded by the coding sequence ATGTTAACCGTCCAAAAGCGTAATGGTCGCATTGAGCCACTAGACATCTCAAAAATACAAAAATATACCAGCTCTGCCATCAAAGGTTTGGACAACGTCTCTCAAAGTGAACTTGAGGTTGATGCGAAGATTCAATTTCGTGATCAAATCACCACAGAAGAGATTCAAAAAACATTGATTAAAACAGCAGTTGATAAAATTGATATTGATCGTCCAAACTGGACGTATGTTGCTGCACGTCTTTTTCTTTATGACCTCTACCATAAAGTCAATGGCTTTACAGGATACGGAAGCTTTGCCGAGTATCTGGAGCGTGGTGAAAAAGAGGGACGTATTGCCTTAGGTCTTAAAGAAAAATACGATCTAAAAGATCTAGAAACTCACCTCAAACCAGAGCGCGATCTTCAGTTCAACTATCTTGGTATTAAAACACTCCACGATCGTTATTTAATCAAAAATAGACAAGGTAAGCCGATTGAATTGCCACAGCATATGTTTATGGCAATTGCAATGTTCTTAGCCCAAAATGAACTAAATTCACAAGACTGGGCAAAGAAGTTTTACGATGTCATTAGTAAATTTGAAGTAATGCTCGCAACACCTACACTTTCAAATGCACGAACAACACGCCACCAATTAAGCTCATGCTACATTGGAAGTACGCCTGATAATATCGAAGGTATTTTTGACTCTTATAAAGAGATGTCATTGCTCAGTAAATTTGGTGGCGGTATTGGTTGGGATTGGAATCTCGTACGCTCTATGGGTGGCATGATCGACGGTCATAAAAATGCGGCTGGTGGTGTTATACCATTCCTAAAAATTACCAATGATATCGCCGTTGCCGTTGATCAGCTAGGAACTCGTAAAGGTGCGATTGCTGTTTATTTAGAACCATGGCATATGGACATTTCTGACTTCTTAGACTTGAAGAAAAACTCAGGTGAAGAGAGACGTAGGGCACACGAACTGTTCCCAGCATTATGGATCAATGATCTCTTTATGAAAAGAGTGGAAGAGAATGCCATTTGGACGCTTTTTGACCCAGCAGAAACGCATGATCTTTGTGAAGTGTTTGGTGAAGAGTTTGAGAAACGCTATATTGCATATGAGCAAAATGAAAATGTTGCAAAAGAGTATGTCCCTGCAAAAGAGTTATGGAAGAAAATTCTTACCAGCTATTTTGAAAGTGGAAGTCCTTTTTTATGTTTCAAAGACAATGCCAATAAAGCTAATCCAAACGATCATTCAGGAATCATTAGAAGTTCTAACCTATGTACAGAGATTTTTCAAAATACTCAGCCAAACCACTATAAAATTAAGATTGTTTTTAACGATCAAACTTTCATTACCTACGAAGAGAGTGATTTAGTCAAAGTCGACAGTGGCATTACTAAAGAAGCCAAAAAAGTCACTGCACTCGATAGCATTGATGGCAAAGATATTTTCATTGTTGAAAAAGAGATGGTCGAGGGGAAAACGGCGGTATGTAACTTAGCGAGTGTTAACCTCTCCATCATTAATACCAAAGAAGATATTGAGCGAACGATTCCTATAGCCATTCGAATGCTCGATAACGTTATCGATCTTAACTTCTACCCACATGCAAAAGTCAAACATACAAACCTCAAATCACGGGCTATTGGCTTAGGTGTTATGGGTGAAGCGCAAATGCTTGCTGAACAACACATTGCATGGGGAAGTTATGAACACTTTAGCAAAATTGATGAAGTGATGGAAGCGATCAGCTATAACGTCATCCTCTCATCCTCTAACCTAGCGATTGAAAAAGGCGCTTACCCAGAATTTGCAGGTTCAAAATGGAGTAGAGGCATTTTCCCTATCGATACAGCCAATGAAGAAGCGAAAAAATTAGTTGATCGTGGCGGTCTTTTTGGTTACATGTACGACTGGGACAGCTTAAGAGAAAAAGTGAAACAAAATGGTATGCGAAATGGCTATTTGATGGCAATAGCACCAACCAGTTCAATCTCTATTCTTGTAGGAACAACGCAAACCATAGAACCTGTTTATAAACGTAAATGGTTTGAAGAGAATCTCTCTGGCATGATCCCTGTTGTTGCTCCAAATCTTAATCCAGATACGTGGGGATTTTATACGCCTGCGTATGAACTCGATCAAAGAGTGCTTATTAAAGCAGGTGCTATTAGACAAAAATGGATCGATCAAGGACAAAGTCTTAATATCTTTATCACGCTTGATAAAGCCAGTGGAAAGTACCTTAATGACATCTATATGCTAGGCTGGAAACTGGGTATTAAATCAACATACTATCTACGTTCTCAATCTCCTGAGAATAAACTTGAAGTAGCCGACCGTAGCATTGAGTGTGAGGGTTGTCAATAA